A stretch of Salvia splendens isolate huo1 unplaced genomic scaffold, SspV2 ctg533, whole genome shotgun sequence DNA encodes these proteins:
- the LOC121790503 gene encoding uncharacterized protein LOC121790503 isoform X5, translated as MWRRNAAGFGDEARENEDSDQSISEEDEDPDGEWIRNTVSLGGDENDKGNLKVLSQLEILRESFMEESVSSPGRKGAYEIEDEVEPPIFNDRSSPNHYHGIASATLARSNKGLIYLPDISSVSYSDEEIISDYEKIGPGTSKSVRENLAITWSEASREVEALVRSKENPCSSSSHHDVFVKEKKSTRGGGGRRKAKVKFSFPCHSDKPDQSLVVSDSDGGTSSDKILIADEIGDVADDEMHNNMADSQLNIHNKHILPFEMPHNHETRGHSMAEILGGFLERSDLQEESSKLVSLSSINFLLDLQFTFSSTWIQEIQKRRRKQAVFVRNVLPLGDSIQEDNDLPEALDSDNSFETEDEEGAQSIKSVISRTMADQFHEAFRTVSEIDDRLDVSFPRPLWWWWNV; from the exons TTGGGTGGAGATGAAAATGACAAG GGCAATTTGAAGGTTCTCTCACAACTTGAGATACTCAGAG AGTCCTTTATGGAGGAATCTGTCTCATCCCCTGGG AGAAAAGGAGCTTATGAAATTGAAGATGAAGTTGAACCTCCTATCTTCAATGATAGGAGTTCTCCCAACCACTACCATGGAATTGCCTCTGCCACCCTTGCTCGTTCCAATAAAGGACTAATCTACTTACCGGACATATCTTCGGTCTCGTATTCTGATGAAGAAATTATTTCTGATTATGAG AAAATTGGTCCTGGCACCTCTAAAAGTGTTAGAGAAAATTTGGCCATCACATGGTCTGAAGCAAGTCGTGAAGTGGAGGCattagtccggtcaaaagagAATCCCTGCTCTTCCTCAAGCCACCACGATGTATTTGTGAAGGAAAAGAAATCCACTAGAG GAGGCGGGGGCCGGAGAAAGGCTAAGGTCAAATTTTCATTCCCCTGCCATTCAGATAAACCAGACCAATCTTTGGTTGTAAGTGATAGCGATGGAGGGACATCATCTGACAAAATCCTTATAGCAGATGAAATTGGTGATGTAGCTGATGATGAGATGCACAATAATATGGCTGACTCTCAGCTGAACATTCATAACAAACACATACTTCCCTTTGAAATGCCCCATAATCATGAAACCAGAGGGCATTCAATGGCTGAGATTCTAGGTGGCTTCCTTGAGAGAAGTGATCTGCAAGAAGAAAGTTCCAAACTGGTTAGTCTCTCTTCTATAAATTTTCTCCTGGATCTACAGTTTACATTCAGTAGTACATGGATTCAGGAGATccagaaaagaagaagaaagcagGCTGTTTTTGTAAGAAATGTGCTTCCATTGGGTGATAGCATCCAAGAAGACAATGATTTGCCTGAGGCTTTAGATAGTGACAATTCTTTTGAAACTGAGGATGAG GAGGGAGCTCAAAGTATAAAGTCAGTAATCTCTAGGACTATGGCAGACCAATTTCATGAAGCTTTCAGAACAGTCTCTGAAATTGATGACAGACTAGATGTTTCTTTTCCCAGACCTTTGTGGTGG TGGTGGAATGTTTAG
- the LOC121790503 gene encoding uncharacterized protein LOC121790503 isoform X1: MWRRNAAGFGDEARENEDSDQSISEEDEDPDGEWIRNTVSLGGDENDKGNLKVLSQLEILRESFMEESVSSPGRKGAYEIEDEVEPPIFNDRSSPNHYHGIASATLARSNKGLIYLPDISSVSYSDEEIISDYEKIGPGTSKSVRENLAITWSEASREVEALVRSKENPCSSSSHHDVFVKEKKSTRGGGGRRKAKVKFSFPCHSDKPDQSLVVSDSDGGTSSDKILIADEIGDVADDEMHNNMADSQLNIHNKHILPFEMPHNHETRGHSMAEILGGFLERSDLQEESSKLVSLSSINFLLDLQFTFSSTWIQEIQKRRRKQAVFVRNVLPLGDSIQEDNDLPEALDSDNSFETEDEEGAQSIKSVISRTMADQFHEAFRTVSEIDDRLDVSFPRPLCGGMFRRLQQVMQIEKERETDSVKNASAETGFRDEETPISVRILSRSLEAKLILCSCTCVGDGKTFSREARTITIIFNPRMSDSVDLEVSNLIHIRPPWKEVQVKNEVIFLCSHFSQVQP, from the exons TTGGGTGGAGATGAAAATGACAAG GGCAATTTGAAGGTTCTCTCACAACTTGAGATACTCAGAG AGTCCTTTATGGAGGAATCTGTCTCATCCCCTGGG AGAAAAGGAGCTTATGAAATTGAAGATGAAGTTGAACCTCCTATCTTCAATGATAGGAGTTCTCCCAACCACTACCATGGAATTGCCTCTGCCACCCTTGCTCGTTCCAATAAAGGACTAATCTACTTACCGGACATATCTTCGGTCTCGTATTCTGATGAAGAAATTATTTCTGATTATGAG AAAATTGGTCCTGGCACCTCTAAAAGTGTTAGAGAAAATTTGGCCATCACATGGTCTGAAGCAAGTCGTGAAGTGGAGGCattagtccggtcaaaagagAATCCCTGCTCTTCCTCAAGCCACCACGATGTATTTGTGAAGGAAAAGAAATCCACTAGAG GAGGCGGGGGCCGGAGAAAGGCTAAGGTCAAATTTTCATTCCCCTGCCATTCAGATAAACCAGACCAATCTTTGGTTGTAAGTGATAGCGATGGAGGGACATCATCTGACAAAATCCTTATAGCAGATGAAATTGGTGATGTAGCTGATGATGAGATGCACAATAATATGGCTGACTCTCAGCTGAACATTCATAACAAACACATACTTCCCTTTGAAATGCCCCATAATCATGAAACCAGAGGGCATTCAATGGCTGAGATTCTAGGTGGCTTCCTTGAGAGAAGTGATCTGCAAGAAGAAAGTTCCAAACTGGTTAGTCTCTCTTCTATAAATTTTCTCCTGGATCTACAGTTTACATTCAGTAGTACATGGATTCAGGAGATccagaaaagaagaagaaagcagGCTGTTTTTGTAAGAAATGTGCTTCCATTGGGTGATAGCATCCAAGAAGACAATGATTTGCCTGAGGCTTTAGATAGTGACAATTCTTTTGAAACTGAGGATGAG GAGGGAGCTCAAAGTATAAAGTCAGTAATCTCTAGGACTATGGCAGACCAATTTCATGAAGCTTTCAGAACAGTCTCTGAAATTGATGACAGACTAGATGTTTCTTTTCCCAGACCTTTGTG TGGTGGAATGTTTAGGAGGTTGCAGCAAGTAATGcaaattgagaaagaaagagagacgGATTCCGTAAAGAATGCAAGTGCAGAAACTGGTTTCAGAG ATGAAGAAACGCCAATTTCGGTTAGAATTTTGTCAAGGTCTCTCGAAGCAAAGCTGATTCTGTGCTCTTGTACTTGTGTTGGAGATGGAAAG ACTTTTTCTAGGGAGGCAAGGACTATCACTATCATCTTCAACCCAAGAATGTCGGACAGTGTTGATCTGGAAGTCAGCAACCTGATACATATTCGCCCACCTTG GAAAGAGGTGCAGGTGAAAAATGAAGTTATCTTTTTATGCTCACACTTCTCCCAGGTCCAGCCTTGA
- the LOC121790503 gene encoding uncharacterized protein LOC121790503 isoform X3, translating to MWRRNAAGFGDEARENEDSDQSISEEDEDPDGEWIRNTVSLGGDENDKGNLKVLSQLEILRESFMEESVSSPGRKGAYEIEDEVEPPIFNDRSSPNHYHGIASATLARSNKGLIYLPDISSVSYSDEEIISDYEKIGPGTSKSVRENLAITWSEASREVEALVRSKENPCSSSSHHDVFVKEKKSTRGGGGRRKAKVKFSFPCHSDKPDQSLVVSDSDGGTSSDKILIADEIGDVADDEMHNNMADSQLNIHNKHILPFEMPHNHETRGHSMAEILGGFLERSDLQEESSKLEIQKRRRKQAVFVRNVLPLGDSIQEDNDLPEALDSDNSFETEDEEGAQSIKSVISRTMADQFHEAFRTVSEIDDRLDVSFPRPLCGGMFRRLQQVMQIEKERETDSVKNASAETGFRDEETPISVRILSRSLEAKLILCSCTCVGDGKTFSREARTITIIFNPRMSDSVDLEVSNLIHIRPPWKEVQVKNEVIFLCSHFSQVQP from the exons TTGGGTGGAGATGAAAATGACAAG GGCAATTTGAAGGTTCTCTCACAACTTGAGATACTCAGAG AGTCCTTTATGGAGGAATCTGTCTCATCCCCTGGG AGAAAAGGAGCTTATGAAATTGAAGATGAAGTTGAACCTCCTATCTTCAATGATAGGAGTTCTCCCAACCACTACCATGGAATTGCCTCTGCCACCCTTGCTCGTTCCAATAAAGGACTAATCTACTTACCGGACATATCTTCGGTCTCGTATTCTGATGAAGAAATTATTTCTGATTATGAG AAAATTGGTCCTGGCACCTCTAAAAGTGTTAGAGAAAATTTGGCCATCACATGGTCTGAAGCAAGTCGTGAAGTGGAGGCattagtccggtcaaaagagAATCCCTGCTCTTCCTCAAGCCACCACGATGTATTTGTGAAGGAAAAGAAATCCACTAGAG GAGGCGGGGGCCGGAGAAAGGCTAAGGTCAAATTTTCATTCCCCTGCCATTCAGATAAACCAGACCAATCTTTGGTTGTAAGTGATAGCGATGGAGGGACATCATCTGACAAAATCCTTATAGCAGATGAAATTGGTGATGTAGCTGATGATGAGATGCACAATAATATGGCTGACTCTCAGCTGAACATTCATAACAAACACATACTTCCCTTTGAAATGCCCCATAATCATGAAACCAGAGGGCATTCAATGGCTGAGATTCTAGGTGGCTTCCTTGAGAGAAGTGATCTGCAAGAAGAAAGTTCCAAACTG GAGATccagaaaagaagaagaaagcagGCTGTTTTTGTAAGAAATGTGCTTCCATTGGGTGATAGCATCCAAGAAGACAATGATTTGCCTGAGGCTTTAGATAGTGACAATTCTTTTGAAACTGAGGATGAG GAGGGAGCTCAAAGTATAAAGTCAGTAATCTCTAGGACTATGGCAGACCAATTTCATGAAGCTTTCAGAACAGTCTCTGAAATTGATGACAGACTAGATGTTTCTTTTCCCAGACCTTTGTG TGGTGGAATGTTTAGGAGGTTGCAGCAAGTAATGcaaattgagaaagaaagagagacgGATTCCGTAAAGAATGCAAGTGCAGAAACTGGTTTCAGAG ATGAAGAAACGCCAATTTCGGTTAGAATTTTGTCAAGGTCTCTCGAAGCAAAGCTGATTCTGTGCTCTTGTACTTGTGTTGGAGATGGAAAG ACTTTTTCTAGGGAGGCAAGGACTATCACTATCATCTTCAACCCAAGAATGTCGGACAGTGTTGATCTGGAAGTCAGCAACCTGATACATATTCGCCCACCTTG GAAAGAGGTGCAGGTGAAAAATGAAGTTATCTTTTTATGCTCACACTTCTCCCAGGTCCAGCCTTGA
- the LOC121790503 gene encoding uncharacterized protein LOC121790503 isoform X4, with protein MEESVSSPGRKGAYEIEDEVEPPIFNDRSSPNHYHGIASATLARSNKGLIYLPDISSVSYSDEEIISDYEKIGPGTSKSVRENLAITWSEASREVEALVRSKENPCSSSSHHDVFVKEKKSTRGGGGRRKAKVKFSFPCHSDKPDQSLVVSDSDGGTSSDKILIADEIGDVADDEMHNNMADSQLNIHNKHILPFEMPHNHETRGHSMAEILGGFLERSDLQEESSKLVSLSSINFLLDLQFTFSSTWIQEIQKRRRKQAVFVRNVLPLGDSIQEDNDLPEALDSDNSFETEDEEGAQSIKSVISRTMADQFHEAFRTVSEIDDRLDVSFPRPLCGGMFRRLQQVMQIEKERETDSVKNASAETGFRDEETPISVRILSRSLEAKLILCSCTCVGDGKTFSREARTITIIFNPRMSDSVDLEVSNLIHIRPPWKEVQVKNEVIFLCSHFSQVQP; from the exons ATGGAGGAATCTGTCTCATCCCCTGGG AGAAAAGGAGCTTATGAAATTGAAGATGAAGTTGAACCTCCTATCTTCAATGATAGGAGTTCTCCCAACCACTACCATGGAATTGCCTCTGCCACCCTTGCTCGTTCCAATAAAGGACTAATCTACTTACCGGACATATCTTCGGTCTCGTATTCTGATGAAGAAATTATTTCTGATTATGAG AAAATTGGTCCTGGCACCTCTAAAAGTGTTAGAGAAAATTTGGCCATCACATGGTCTGAAGCAAGTCGTGAAGTGGAGGCattagtccggtcaaaagagAATCCCTGCTCTTCCTCAAGCCACCACGATGTATTTGTGAAGGAAAAGAAATCCACTAGAG GAGGCGGGGGCCGGAGAAAGGCTAAGGTCAAATTTTCATTCCCCTGCCATTCAGATAAACCAGACCAATCTTTGGTTGTAAGTGATAGCGATGGAGGGACATCATCTGACAAAATCCTTATAGCAGATGAAATTGGTGATGTAGCTGATGATGAGATGCACAATAATATGGCTGACTCTCAGCTGAACATTCATAACAAACACATACTTCCCTTTGAAATGCCCCATAATCATGAAACCAGAGGGCATTCAATGGCTGAGATTCTAGGTGGCTTCCTTGAGAGAAGTGATCTGCAAGAAGAAAGTTCCAAACTGGTTAGTCTCTCTTCTATAAATTTTCTCCTGGATCTACAGTTTACATTCAGTAGTACATGGATTCAGGAGATccagaaaagaagaagaaagcagGCTGTTTTTGTAAGAAATGTGCTTCCATTGGGTGATAGCATCCAAGAAGACAATGATTTGCCTGAGGCTTTAGATAGTGACAATTCTTTTGAAACTGAGGATGAG GAGGGAGCTCAAAGTATAAAGTCAGTAATCTCTAGGACTATGGCAGACCAATTTCATGAAGCTTTCAGAACAGTCTCTGAAATTGATGACAGACTAGATGTTTCTTTTCCCAGACCTTTGTG TGGTGGAATGTTTAGGAGGTTGCAGCAAGTAATGcaaattgagaaagaaagagagacgGATTCCGTAAAGAATGCAAGTGCAGAAACTGGTTTCAGAG ATGAAGAAACGCCAATTTCGGTTAGAATTTTGTCAAGGTCTCTCGAAGCAAAGCTGATTCTGTGCTCTTGTACTTGTGTTGGAGATGGAAAG ACTTTTTCTAGGGAGGCAAGGACTATCACTATCATCTTCAACCCAAGAATGTCGGACAGTGTTGATCTGGAAGTCAGCAACCTGATACATATTCGCCCACCTTG GAAAGAGGTGCAGGTGAAAAATGAAGTTATCTTTTTATGCTCACACTTCTCCCAGGTCCAGCCTTGA
- the LOC121790503 gene encoding uncharacterized protein LOC121790503 isoform X2 produces MWRRNAAGFGDEARENEDSDQSISEDEDPDGEWIRNTVSLGGDENDKGNLKVLSQLEILRESFMEESVSSPGRKGAYEIEDEVEPPIFNDRSSPNHYHGIASATLARSNKGLIYLPDISSVSYSDEEIISDYEKIGPGTSKSVRENLAITWSEASREVEALVRSKENPCSSSSHHDVFVKEKKSTRGGGGRRKAKVKFSFPCHSDKPDQSLVVSDSDGGTSSDKILIADEIGDVADDEMHNNMADSQLNIHNKHILPFEMPHNHETRGHSMAEILGGFLERSDLQEESSKLVSLSSINFLLDLQFTFSSTWIQEIQKRRRKQAVFVRNVLPLGDSIQEDNDLPEALDSDNSFETEDEEGAQSIKSVISRTMADQFHEAFRTVSEIDDRLDVSFPRPLCGGMFRRLQQVMQIEKERETDSVKNASAETGFRDEETPISVRILSRSLEAKLILCSCTCVGDGKTFSREARTITIIFNPRMSDSVDLEVSNLIHIRPPWKEVQVKNEVIFLCSHFSQVQP; encoded by the exons TTGGGTGGAGATGAAAATGACAAG GGCAATTTGAAGGTTCTCTCACAACTTGAGATACTCAGAG AGTCCTTTATGGAGGAATCTGTCTCATCCCCTGGG AGAAAAGGAGCTTATGAAATTGAAGATGAAGTTGAACCTCCTATCTTCAATGATAGGAGTTCTCCCAACCACTACCATGGAATTGCCTCTGCCACCCTTGCTCGTTCCAATAAAGGACTAATCTACTTACCGGACATATCTTCGGTCTCGTATTCTGATGAAGAAATTATTTCTGATTATGAG AAAATTGGTCCTGGCACCTCTAAAAGTGTTAGAGAAAATTTGGCCATCACATGGTCTGAAGCAAGTCGTGAAGTGGAGGCattagtccggtcaaaagagAATCCCTGCTCTTCCTCAAGCCACCACGATGTATTTGTGAAGGAAAAGAAATCCACTAGAG GAGGCGGGGGCCGGAGAAAGGCTAAGGTCAAATTTTCATTCCCCTGCCATTCAGATAAACCAGACCAATCTTTGGTTGTAAGTGATAGCGATGGAGGGACATCATCTGACAAAATCCTTATAGCAGATGAAATTGGTGATGTAGCTGATGATGAGATGCACAATAATATGGCTGACTCTCAGCTGAACATTCATAACAAACACATACTTCCCTTTGAAATGCCCCATAATCATGAAACCAGAGGGCATTCAATGGCTGAGATTCTAGGTGGCTTCCTTGAGAGAAGTGATCTGCAAGAAGAAAGTTCCAAACTGGTTAGTCTCTCTTCTATAAATTTTCTCCTGGATCTACAGTTTACATTCAGTAGTACATGGATTCAGGAGATccagaaaagaagaagaaagcagGCTGTTTTTGTAAGAAATGTGCTTCCATTGGGTGATAGCATCCAAGAAGACAATGATTTGCCTGAGGCTTTAGATAGTGACAATTCTTTTGAAACTGAGGATGAG GAGGGAGCTCAAAGTATAAAGTCAGTAATCTCTAGGACTATGGCAGACCAATTTCATGAAGCTTTCAGAACAGTCTCTGAAATTGATGACAGACTAGATGTTTCTTTTCCCAGACCTTTGTG TGGTGGAATGTTTAGGAGGTTGCAGCAAGTAATGcaaattgagaaagaaagagagacgGATTCCGTAAAGAATGCAAGTGCAGAAACTGGTTTCAGAG ATGAAGAAACGCCAATTTCGGTTAGAATTTTGTCAAGGTCTCTCGAAGCAAAGCTGATTCTGTGCTCTTGTACTTGTGTTGGAGATGGAAAG ACTTTTTCTAGGGAGGCAAGGACTATCACTATCATCTTCAACCCAAGAATGTCGGACAGTGTTGATCTGGAAGTCAGCAACCTGATACATATTCGCCCACCTTG GAAAGAGGTGCAGGTGAAAAATGAAGTTATCTTTTTATGCTCACACTTCTCCCAGGTCCAGCCTTGA